The Dissulfurirhabdus thermomarina DNA window TCGAGGGCTACGGTCTCGAGGTGGTGGAGCGGGTCCCCATCGAGATCCCGCCGCACCGGGAGAACGAGCGCTACCTCCGGTGCAAGATGGAGAAGATGGGGCACATGCTGCACATCAAGAACTGATGGCTGAGCAAAGATCGCCAAATGCCGGGCGCGGCCGGCGGCCGGCCCGCCGGGGCGCACCTCCGGCATGCCGCCACCGGCGGCGCGGGGCGACGCCGGCATGACGGGGCCGCCCCGCCGGCACGGGAGAGGGGACAAGAGATGGCACGGACAATCGAGGGACACCTCCAGGCCCAGGGTCTTCGGATCGGGATCGTCGTGGCGCGGTTCAACGAATTCATCTCCACCCGGCTCCTCGGCGGGGCCATGGACGCCCTGGTCCGCCACGGGGCCGACGAAGGGGCGGTGGACGTGGCCTGGGTGCCGGGCGCCTTCGAGATCCCCCTGGTGGCCCGCCGACTGGCCCGGAGCGGGCGCTACGACGCCGTCATCTGTCTCGGCTGCGTCATCCGCGGGGCGACGCCCCACTTCGACTACGTGGCCGCCGAGGCCGCCAAGGGCGTGGCCCAGGCCGGGCTCGACGCCGACGTCCCGGTGATCTTCGGCGTGCTCACCACCGACACCATCGAGCAGGCCGTGGAGCGCGCGGGGACGAAGGCGGGCAACAAGGGCTGGGACGCGGCCCTGGCGGCGGTGGAGATGGCGAACCTGCTCAAGGCCGTCGATGCGTAGCCGTCCATGACCCTCCGTTCCCGCGGGCGGGCCATTGCGCTGCAGCTGCTCTACCAGCTGGAATGGGACGGGACGGAGGACCTGGAGGCGGCACTGCGGGAATACGCCTCCGGCCTCGCCGCCCAGGTCCTCCCCGACGACGATCCGTCGCTCAACTTCGCCAGGCAGCTGGTGACGGGGGTCCGCACCCACCGCGAGGCCATCGACGGGCTTCTCAAGCGGTGCGCCAAGCGCTGGCGGCTCGAGCGCATGGCCCGGGTGGACCGGAACATCCTGCGGATCGGCGCCTACGAGATCTGCTTCAGCGAGGACGTCCCCCCGAAGGTGGCCATCAACGAGGCGGTGGAGCTGGCCAAGCGGTTCGGCACCGAGGCCTCGGGCGCCTTCGTGAACGGGATCCTCGACGCCGTCCTCCGGGAGCGGGGGCGGCCGGGAAGGGACGAGCACGAACATGAGTGAGACCTACGACTTCGCCGCCATAGAGGCCAGGCACCAGGCGGCCTGGGAGGCCTCGGGCGCCTTCGTCACCGCGGACGACGATCCCAGGCCCCGCTACTACGTCCTCGAGATGTTCCCCTATCCCTCGGGGCGGATCCACATGGGCCACGTCCGCAACTACACCATCGGGGACGTGGTGGCCCGGTACAAGCGGATGCGGGGCTACAACGTCCTCCATCCCATGGGCTGGGA harbors:
- the ribH gene encoding 6,7-dimethyl-8-ribityllumazine synthase, which produces MARTIEGHLQAQGLRIGIVVARFNEFISTRLLGGAMDALVRHGADEGAVDVAWVPGAFEIPLVARRLARSGRYDAVICLGCVIRGATPHFDYVAAEAAKGVAQAGLDADVPVIFGVLTTDTIEQAVERAGTKAGNKGWDAALAAVEMANLLKAVDA
- the nusB gene encoding transcription antitermination factor NusB, which produces MTLRSRGRAIALQLLYQLEWDGTEDLEAALREYASGLAAQVLPDDDPSLNFARQLVTGVRTHREAIDGLLKRCAKRWRLERMARVDRNILRIGAYEICFSEDVPPKVAINEAVELAKRFGTEASGAFVNGILDAVLRERGRPGRDEHEHE